A window of Rhizobium oryzihabitans genomic DNA:
GATTTGTCCATTCCGGATCGAGCGCCCATTGCGGAAGTTCGCAAGCATCGATGTCGGCAAGGCGGACCTTTTGCGCCGTTTGCGGGAACCAGAGTGTGCGGCCATCGATGATGGACGCACGACCGGAAACGACCGATAAAGGCGCAGCCTCGTAAGCGGCCGGAGGCAACGCCGCCGGCGTCTTCACGAGATCGGCGGCGCTGGCGATCGTGGTCGTCGCGCATAACGCGATGAGAGCGGTAAGTTTCATCATTTCGATGCGTCCTTGCTCTGAGCCTTGGCCCGTGCGGAAAGAAGGATGGACGGATGCTGGACGTCACTGAATTGCCAGAGACCGGCCTTGCGCGAACGGGCTTCTTGCTCTGCGACGGCGTAAGCTGGGAAAACAGGCATGCCGTTGCGATCGAGGGCAGCGAACGCAAAGCCTTGGCTGACGATGATGGTCGCGAGGTCGAGGCGTTGGTTGCCGACGGTCGCATAGCAAACGACATATGTCAGGTTGGCTGTTTCAGCTGCAGGCGCGCATACAGGCTTGGTGTCCTTGATATAGGCGGCAAGGCCAGCGAGCGAAGCATCACCACAATCCCGCTTTTGACCGCTATTGTCGGTGTAGGACGTTCCCCGGATGCATGACTGAACGCCATAGATGCGATAGCGTTTTGTGCCGTCTGTCCAGGTGTCGCCTGTCTCAAGGGTAACGCGCGGGCCAAGATCGAAATAACCGGGAGGTGCAGCGTGGGCCGAATGCGCTGCGATCGATGCAGCCAGAAGGGCAGTGGCGAAAAACTTCATGGTCATTCTCCGAACTTCAGGATTTTGTTGGTGTTCGACATGTCCGTGATTTGCTTCTGCGTTTGCGCCTGAAGCGAGGACACCGCGCCATTCATAACCCCAACCAGCTCGTTGATGGTGAGGCCGGATTGAACCTGAAGTTGGGTGTTCTGGTCGATGGATCCCTTGATGTCCTGCGACTGGCCGATGGTTTGGCCAGCGGCCTCAAAGGCAGATTTGCGCTGCGTGACGGCTTGCTGCGAACCATTGATGAGTGCTGAAACGGAGAGGACGGTATTGACCATCTGCTCATAGGATTTGTCGCCTGAGAAGTCACTGTTGGACTTTCCGGAGAGGTTTTTGACAAGCTTCAGGCCGTTGATGAAGGTCGATGCCAGTTTCGAGATATCACCGCTCAGGCCTCCGAAATTAGGGACGCCGCCAGACATGATGCTGTCGATCGACGGCATGGAAGAGACGCTGAAGCCATTGCCGACGGCAAGGTTCTGCATCTGGCCGGCCTCACTGCCACGGTTGCCGGTTAGCGCCTTCAGCGTCTCATCGACCGTTGTGAGGATTTCCTTGTTGGTGCCCAAGATCTTGTCTGTTGTCTCGGCCGTCTCCTTGGCGATCTGGTAGTTCTTTTGGTCGATGACCGGCACGCCTTGGGCGTGGGCTGACTGTGCACCAATGAGCGCAACGACGGCGAAGGAAAGGGCGCATTCAATTCGTCTCTTCATGTGTTCTCTCCTCATTGGGGATTGAGATCCAGGTTGATCTCGTTGGCGTTCTGGCGTTTGGCGACGCAGGCTTTCTGCTCCTCGTTCCATTCGAGGTTCTGTTCTGGGTCGCAATTTCCGGACGGATCGGCTGGTTTTTCAGGTTTTGCGGGGACCGCGGTGGATTGAGAGGCACCGGACGTGCTGCTCAGACTGACAGCATTGCGGCTGTTCAGGAGGTCGGTAAGGCTGTTTCCAAGCTCGATGACCTTGTTGATCATATGAAGATTGGCATTGCGCGCACCAGAGTTCAGGTCCCAGCTGTCCTGAATGGTGCCGGTCTCAGTCTGCCCGAGTTGCTGGAACCATGAACCGACGTCAGAAGAGCTTTCGGCAACGCCTTGTGTGGTTGCCATCGCATTGATTGTCGCCTTGCGCATGCTGGTGAAGCTTTCACCGCTTCCGCCGTAATTGAGCGGAATCTGGTTGCCGCCGAGTGCAGGAACCCACTTCTGGGTGATATTGTGGACATACCCCTGCGTTTCTTTGAACGGCGGTATGCCGCCGTACTTGTTCACATTACCGGGGCCAGCATTGTAGGCGGCAAGCGCTTTATTGACGTCTCCGCCGTAGGTGCGGAGCTGCTGACGGAGATAACGCGCTCCCCCACGAAGATTTTCTTCGATGTTGTGGGGATTAACGCCGAGATCCTTGGCAGTGCCCGGCATAAGCTGCGAGAGGCCGATGGCGCCGACTTGCGATCGTGCGCACGGATTGAAACGGCTCTCCTGATAAACCAGGCCCATGAAAAGCGTCTCGTCCACGCCCTCTTCACGGGCTACTCGTTTTATGAGGCCCGCAATTTCCGGATTCGCCTGCGCGGCCGCATTCGGATCCCCGCCCTTCGCTGGCCGGTAAACGGAGCAGGTTACGCTCTTATTCTGCACGAAGCGGTTCTTGTCGGTTTCTTCGACTTTGCTGGTGAGGCTGTCACGGGTTAGCTTCTCGCCGGTAACCTTGTTGTCTTCGACTGGAACGTCGGCTTTCGCGCCAGAGACGAACAAGACACCTGATAGCAGCGCGACGACCGTTCTATTTCGTTTCATCCGAAGCCTCCCAACCGCAAAAGATCGGAAGCCAGATTTTCGGATCGTCACCGTGCTGGGCACGCAGCGCCGTGCACTCAT
This region includes:
- a CDS encoding thermonuclease family protein is translated as MKFFATALLAASIAAHSAHAAPPGYFDLGPRVTLETGDTWTDGTKRYRIYGVQSCIRGTSYTDNSGQKRDCGDASLAGLAAYIKDTKPVCAPAAETANLTYVVCYATVGNQRLDLATIIVSQGFAFAALDRNGMPVFPAYAVAEQEARSRKAGLWQFSDVQHPSILLSARAKAQSKDASK
- a CDS encoding type IV secretion system protein, whose amino-acid sequence is MKRRIECALSFAVVALIGAQSAHAQGVPVIDQKNYQIAKETAETTDKILGTNKEILTTVDETLKALTGNRGSEAGQMQNLAVGNGFSVSSMPSIDSIMSGGVPNFGGLSGDISKLASTFINGLKLVKNLSGKSNSDFSGDKSYEQMVNTVLSVSALINGSQQAVTQRKSAFEAAGQTIGQSQDIKGSIDQNTQLQVQSGLTINELVGVMNGAVSSLQAQTQKQITDMSNTNKILKFGE
- a CDS encoding lytic transglycosylase domain-containing protein — translated: MKRNRTVVALLSGVLFVSGAKADVPVEDNKVTGEKLTRDSLTSKVEETDKNRFVQNKSVTCSVYRPAKGGDPNAAAQANPEIAGLIKRVAREEGVDETLFMGLVYQESRFNPCARSQVGAIGLSQLMPGTAKDLGVNPHNIEENLRGGARYLRQQLRTYGGDVNKALAAYNAGPGNVNKYGGIPPFKETQGYVHNITQKWVPALGGNQIPLNYGGSGESFTSMRKATINAMATTQGVAESSSDVGSWFQQLGQTETGTIQDSWDLNSGARNANLHMINKVIELGNSLTDLLNSRNAVSLSSTSGASQSTAVPAKPEKPADPSGNCDPEQNLEWNEEQKACVAKRQNANEINLDLNPQ